The DNA window CTGCGGCGGCATGGCAAGACATCGTTGATCAAGGTATCAAGACAGTTGACATCCTTGGCGACCACGATATTGTCAACAAGGACGTCCGGCTGGACAACTTTATCATTGTTCCCAGGATTCACACATATCAGGTTTTCATGATAGATTTTGGCCTATGCAGATTCCGCCGCCCAGACGAATCTGATGCGGAATGGGGACGAGTGAAGTGCAACGAGGACGAAGAAGGGTTTGTGGGACTTATGATGAAAATGTTTACGAAGAAAGTTGGATTTGAACTTCGTTATAAACATTCGAGGAGGTGGCACGAATGGGCGGAAAGGGAAGACTCGGACTTGTGTATGGAATGAGTATTTGGAATCACATGTTATCCTTCTTTCAGAGAATTATGCTATCCAAGGTGGTGTCGGCATGCATCATGATCATATCCAATTAGAACACAATCGAGCAATGAGTTTTGCCGACCAATACACACAGTGATGTTACTTGCTGCGCCCTTCAGGTGACAACGAGCTTGGCAGTAACGTGATGTCCTTGCGCGATTCATCAATCGGAACTTTAACCCACAAGAAACCGTGACTAAGGACCAGCTTATTGTTACTGCAGGTGCAAGTCAAGCGATAGAACTCAGCGGCTTTTCGCTTTGTGACAAATGCGATGGCGTTTTGCTTGGTAGGCCTCACTACGGAAACTTCCCGATCGACTTGGGCTATCGAGCTGAGTAAGTCACCAAGCCATCTACAATGCCCATTTCTCATGAACGATAGGGCGAGAATTGTTGGCGTGTCTTTTGGAGATGTAGATCCGTTCAGTCTTGAGGCCGTGGAATACTACGAGAAGGCTCTCATCAACGCGCAAGAACAAGGAACTCGCATCAAAGATGCCGGGGTTGCTCTGAAGGCAATGGAGGagaagatgacgaagacGTTGTTGAAGGAAAAGATCTTTGTCACATCTGGCAGTGACTTTGGGACTGATGTATCTGGCTGGTACCGCATCGTCTTTGCTCATGAAAGGACGTACCTGCTTGAGGGACTTGAACGAATGGTTAGGGCTGTCAAAGAATTCGGCCATGACTCCTCTcgttaaaatatttttaagatAAACAGAAGAGAAGATACTTAATGTCGTTGACAtcaaaaaaagcctttaacaGAATATGAGAGGTTCTACAGACATTTGCAGTCAACTTCAAGTTACAACAAGCCCAGGGCCTTCTCCTCTGCAAGCATAGATCTGTAAGCATCATGCCACCACTTGTGAATTTCCTGTCCGCCAGCCCATGAACCGTCAGCTCCCAACTCATCCCAAGGCTTGGGACTCAGAATGTAGTGAACATTCTTCACTCGGTCATCGCGCCAGATTTTGCCATGGACACTCGGCTTACGCATGGTCTTCAGCGCGTTATAGATATATGGCAAAGCCACCCAGCGGCCTTTGAATACGTCTGCGAGAAGATCTTGGTCGGGGAACTTGTACACTGAGCAGCTCGGGTCATCCATCTTGGCGAGAATGGAAGTGAATAGGCTTTTGGACGGGTTGATGACCAGAAGTCCACTGTTGAGTTTACCCAAACCTGTGGATAGACTAGCTCCATGGGTCTGAGCGACCTCGGGCTTGTCGTGCTGTGTTGTGAACGAACAGTTTGCTGGTATCCAGTCTGATGGATAATGCGCTTTTCGAAGTGGATTGCAAGTACATGCATGGGAAGCAGCAAAGAGCCTGTTGCCCTGAACCACGGCTCCAGTTTCGTCAGAGGGAGCATCCAACTCAATGTCCATCAGCTCATCTATGTTGTGGAGTACCAACATATCAGAATCCAAAAGGACGATTCGTGAGAAGTCGGTAAGCGAAAAAGCGATTAGTTTGGTCCAGCACTCTGAAAATCGCACATCTTCAAGGTAGTCTTGCGAGGTTGTTGGCGATATGCGTTGCACTTCTAGTGTTCTGATGTTTCGTTTCTTGAGAACTCCAAGACCAGCCTCAGACAGTGTACTCGTATAGAGGACTAGTAACGGGTATTTTGACTTAACGCAACGCAGACGGTGGTTGAGTGTCAAAACACCTTTCAGGTAGTCGGTGTTTGTCACCAGAGTTGCCCATACTGCCGAGAATAGTCAGTGATGGCAGTCTACAAAACCTCAAAGTGGGAGTGCAGACCTTTGGTTGGCTTTGGGGGTTCTGTTTTGGAGACCATTTTGTTTGAGCTACACAGAAAAGTATCGAAGTTGCAAGATTTGTTATTTTTGTAGTCAAACGAAAACAAGCTGAAAGCCGAGGCTGATCTTCCGAGTATGCCGTAAGTGGCTGGGGTACGGCAGATGCATCAAGGTTTAATCCACGGATTGGACAAGACCTTGCCGATCAATATCGATGCATCGCGCTATCAAATTCGAACTTGTTGCAGTCCCTGCTAGTCTAAGCACTATCCTTACGCTTTGACCTGTAGTCTGTTCTGAAGATGGTAGTCATGTCTCAGACGTTTTGGTGAGTGGACAGAATATGGCGCAGCTGAAAGACCCTCCCTTCTTGGCATTCCGACCTGCAACTTGTCCTCAAGACTCTTGGATTTGGCAAAACTATTGCGTATTATGGTATAATGCATTCAATAGTCTAGCTTATCTCTCTCAACCAATGTATGTTCGTTTATACACACATCATACTCTCTATCAAAGCACTCTGAACAAATCAAGACCGTATCCCAAACCTCTTCCCAGCACTTGTTGCACCCATATCCCTTCCCATTCTCAACGGTCAGGGTGCAAACATCGCAGTATCCAAGATAGATATCACAGACAACAGTCGCAGCATCGTCTGGTGGAGCTTCTCTGCGAAAATATCTGAAAGGGCCAAGAGAATCTTCAGTCAGTCCAATTGACTGAAGTAACTCTACCATATCAGGTTTTCCCGTGCGTCCTGCCCACCATAGCAAGTTTTGACCTACTGTTGGCCATGCGATAATGGTGGCGCCATGTTCAATGAGGAGTTTTGCAATCTCAACGTGACCGTTTGCTACTGCAGCGTGTAAGGGTGTAAGGTACTTCCAGTTTTCACAGTCCAGTTCGATATCTGGACTAGAAAGCAGAATCTTTACTGTTTCGATGTGACCAAAGCGAGCGGCGGAGAAAAGTGGCGTGACACCATAATTATTAGCATGGTTGACCGAGACTTCAGGGACGGATAGAAGTAGTGTAACAACATCGACATGGTTATTGTGTGCAGCAATAGATAACGGTGTGTCACCAGATTTTGCGGGGAGTGATATATGCTCTCCTACTCCACGATCGAGAAGCTCTCGTACAATTCCGGCGCTACCTCCCTGTGATGCAGCGAAAAGAAGACTCTTGTTATAGTCGTCCACGAGCATCAAAGCCAGGTCAGCTTCCGGATACTCAAGCAATCTTTGAAACACCTCCAAGCTACCACTTTCAGCGGCGGCGAAGATGGTTGATCTGTTGTCAGATGTCAAAGTTGCAATATCCGACTCAGCTCCGTATTCGAGTAGTTTATCGACGGGCCCAATATCTCCTCTCGTTGCTGCCACATACAGAGGACAGTCACCATTCTCATCCAGTGCTCTTATGCTCAATTCCGCTCCGTGTTCGAATAGCAGATTTATCATCTCAACATGACCTTTGTATAACGCTTCATGCAGTGGTGTGTTTCCCTTGTCGTTCGCAACGATAACGGTTGCTTCGGCACCATGATCGAGCAGTTGTTTGACAATATCAAGCTCGCCACTTTTACATGCAGCATACAATGGGCTATTACCAAATGCAGTTATTGTTGTAACAGTAGCCTTAGCACCGTGAGCTAGTAGTTCTTTGACGATGTCCACATGACCAATATCTGAGGCAGCGTAGAGCGCCGTCTCAAAATGGACATCGACAGATTCAATGGTTGACTCAGCTCCATGGCCGAGGAGCAACTTGACAATCTCAAGACGACCCCCACGCGACGCAGCGTACAAAGGCGTCTCGCCATTTACATCAGCAACTGCCATGGTAGATTCGGCGCCATAGTCTAGCAATAGCCTGACGACATCTGCATGGCCGTAGCTCGAGGCGACCCATAACGGTGTATCTCCGTCAACTGAAGCCACGGCAATTGTTTCTGCAGCCCCCCTATCGAGCAGTTGACGAACGGTACTGGTATGGCCATACCTTGATGCAATCCACAATGCAGTCTTGCCATTCACATCGGTCGCGGTGATAGTTTCAGCAGCCCCCTGGTCCAACAGAACTGTGACAACTTCCGCGTGGTCTTTCCGCGCTGCACGCCATAATGGAGTGTGAAGTGCCGTGGTCTTGGCTTCAAGCAAGGCTCGTTTATTTTCCTGTTTGTACTCAAGAATTGATTTGACCGCGTTGGTTCTTCCATGATATGATGCAAAGTGTAGCGGCGTACGCCCCTCGTTGTCCACCATGAACATCGAATCCTCAACACCCTGACGAAGTATCACTTTCATCAACTCTTCTGAGTCTTCCATGATACACGCTAAATGTAGCAGTGTCAATCCCCCGTTGTTTGTCGCAGTAGATAGTGTGGTGCTTGCCCCATGGTCTAGGAGCAGTTTGACTAGGTCAGTGTGACCCTGGACAGCAGCCAACATGAGCGCTGTAGCACCATTGGGATTAACAACAGTAAATGATGCGGCGCAGCCATGATCAATCAAGACTTTCGCCATCTCGGTATCGCCGGTATGGCAGACAAAATGCAGTGGGGGGCCGGCGGAGCACTGTTCCAGTACCATACCATCAGGTCCATTTTGCAGTATCAGCCTGGCTACCTCACTATGGCCGATTTCACAGCACGCCATATGCAAGGCAGTCATACCCTGGTATTCTGTTTTAGTCAAATCTGCACCGCTTCTGATTAGATGTTCGCAGCACTTCAAGTTTCCTTTTAGTGAAGCTACATGAAGCGGTGTTCTCCCAGAATTGTCTTGCGCAGATGGGTCCGCTCCATGGTTTAGTAATATTCTGACTATTTCTTCATACTCGTCCCAGACTGCTAAGTGCAGAGGCGTATGTGTTTCGGACCCCAATCTCACGTCGGCCCCTGCTTGTAGGAGCTTCTCCACTGTCTCGGGCATGTTCGCCTTGCAAGCTTGCGTCAGGGGCGTTCTTCCATATGAGCCCAGCATATTCGCATTGGTCTCGCTTATGAGATGATGGGCCATGTCTTTCCATCCGTAGTTTAAGGCATACTCGAGAGGATGATATGGTTGGTACCTTTCTGTATCCCCGTCCTTTTTGCATTCCATATTCATGGCTTCGGCCGCATAGATAGAAAAGGGCTTCCAGATGGGGTTCTCATCCCTCATCAGGTCTGTAGCGAGTTCCCAAACAGAGTCATCCCAGGAGGCGTCCTTGATATGCTTGACCCATGTTCCTGTGGCATACCAACGAAGACTTCTGCCAGTTGAATTGTGCTCATATATCTTCTGCCATACTTGAGGCTGGTTAAAATACTGCAGACAAGCCCTGGCGATGACTGTGTGGTGGTACCCTTCATACGAACTCTGCAGCTGGCTATTGTGCTGGATCCAGCTTGGCAGTGGCAGACGCTGTCCAAGGTATTGGCGTACAGAAAAATGAGGTATGTGAACGAACATATCCTTCACTTCCAGAAGAGGGCCGCACAATCCAACTATCTCTGTCCTGATGTAGTCGTTGTCAAATTCGTCAGGGTACTCATCTGGGTCTAGTTCCTCGAACTGAGTTATTATGGCAGCCTCTGTGATTTCATACACTGAGAGAGCGCGCCTCGCAAACGCAGCCCAGCGTAGCATCGCGAAAACTCGGTCTTGCTCCCACTGCGACATCTCGAGGATTCTCTTCCAATTATGGTCATAAAGACGATCGAGTCCTGGGGGTGTATTCTCCACCGCCTCATGTAAGCGTTTCTTACTCATACCTTTCCTGAGGGTTTCTTCTTGCATGCGGATCCACAGGAATTGGCCTTCACATCTTTTTGTCATCGCGTCCGAAATGGCCGCTCTGATGTCTTCACTCTTGTTCGAAAGTTTCTTGTCCACTATGAACTGTGAGAAAGCTGCTGTGTCTGATTGTACGTCATCTGGGATGATTCTGTACTCTGTGAAGAGCTCCGGTGCGTTTTCTTCCAAAGCTGTTCTGATTTCCGGCTCATCGCGACTGATAAACAGGAGCCTGGCGGTACTATCTGTGACTGCTTGTATCACGTCGGAAAGAAATTGAGCAAGCGAAGAGTCGCCAACTCCAAGCTGTGAACACTCATCCAATCCATCAGCAATAAATGTGCATCCAGGTAGAGCATCGACAATCTGGGTAAAGAGTTCAATCAAGTTCCTCCTCGAAGCTTTTTCGGTAGGGAAAGCCTCCCAAGCGCGACGGACGCATTCGAAAGCATCTTCGTGCACCTCAGCCACTTGGTGTATCCAGGATCGTAACGCTAGGTAGGGAGTATCTCGAGTGCCAAGGTCGGATGCAAAGAAGAAGTAAGAAACAGGTGAGTCGAGCGTTTTCGACAGATGCTGTACGATGCGGGCGCAAAGGACGGTTTTGCCGAATCCTGCGGGGCCATTGATCCAGAGCAGACCTGGAGATGTTGGGTTTTCGGGAGATAGCCAAATCTCAAACTCTGGCCGATCAAAGATCCAACTGCATGTGTTTTCGACTCGCTTCTCCAAAGAGTCTTGATACGTATCATTGGAAGAGGGTATTCCCAGCCACGAGTAGATATCGCGTCGCATCTCATCTACATTGTGTTAGTGTATGAACTGTCATATACAGAACAACTCACTCTTCATTCCTTGCTCCATGTTGAGCAAGATCTGCCGTATATCAGACCAACCGTcctcctttttctcttcatAATGCCTGTGGTCCTTGTTGTCCACTGATACGAGGTCATGCAGGTGTTGCACCAACTTTTCGAATATCTCGACCTGTTCTGTACGTTCTTCCTTGCCTCCAAGAGCCCATCTAAGTCTCTTTCGCCTCGATTGTAAGATACCGGCAAACCGCTCATGGTGGTGTAGAGCCTGTTGGGTGTTCCCATTGTCACAAATGGTTTTGGAAATGATTTGAAGAATATCTTGAATCACACTGGCTGTGTTTTCGTCATTTAGCCCATGGTGGTGATCAGACAAGAGTCGTCCCTCCGATATTCCTACACTGGCGCCCCATTGCTCAAATCTTGTTCTAACAGCGAGGAACCGCGTATCGAGAATATGAGAATCAGCGTAGGAAGACTTGTACGATTGAAACCTTGCCAATGAATCGAGACAAGTATTAAAAAGACCAGCGATGCTTACTATTCCTATCGCAAGCCCTGCTGCCTCCATTGAGGCGATATTTTGTCCTGTTGGAGTTGATGAGGGGTTTGTTGGAGGTTGCTTATTTCTTGTGTTGACGCTTATTTCGTAGGTGTATTAGGGGCACAGCAGGGCTCCTTGCAAGGCTCACGGGGCTTAGATCTAGCTGAGCCTTGGCAGGTTGGCCACTAACTGAGTTTCTAGAGATCAGAAATATTGTCGACTGATAACTAGTCAGACAGAAATAGTGAGCCAGCTTATATCATGTCCAAGCGTGATCAGTGATTCATTTATTTTTACACCGCGATGATGACACgtcatcttttcttttccaccCACAGCTTGCACTGAAATCTTTTACCACTCCAAATCCTCACATAACAAAcatctcctcctcgtcgtcacTATCCTCATCCTGTTCGACAAGATCAATGACAAGAGCAGACTGGTCATTAACCTTGTCAAGCTGGAATCCAGCTGCTAGGGAATCCGTCGCATCGTTTATGCAACCTGCCACATCCAATCCGATATCCAGTTCCTTCAGCGCAAGACAGATAGTGCGAAAGTGTTCATGGTGCAAATCTTCATTTCCACCCGCGTCGAAAATAAGAACAGCGTTTCGGTGGAACAAGCAGAAGTCGTCCTTCACTCCAGCGTGGTTTTTGAGGGCGGCAAGTTTCTCAGAAGTAGTGCTTGCGCTGGTAACCAGGCGGGTGAAAATGCCTGCTCCGAGGAGCGAGTGGACGGATGTAGAATTTTGAGGAGAAAAGATGACCACGTTAGGTGGGAGTCCGGAAGCTGTAGTTGCGTTCATTTTGGTCATAAAATTTGATCGTTACTCAGTTTCGTGATGATTGAAAAGTTTGAAGATTATTATCCTCCGGTGACTGGAGCCCTTCGTGATGAGTAATCACATATAGGGTAAGAGCTTGAAAAGATATCCAGATCGCTAAGATCACTGCAATAAATCCATTTCTCATGTGGTGAGATT is part of the Fusarium poae strain DAOMC 252244 chromosome 4, whole genome shotgun sequence genome and encodes:
- a CDS encoding hypothetical protein (CAZy:GT8); protein product: MVSKTEPPKPTKVWATLVTNTDYLKGVLTLNHRLRCVKSKYPLLVLYTSTLSEAGLGVLKKRNIRTLEVQRISPTTSQDYLEDVRFSECWTKLIAFSLTDFSRIVLLDSDMLVLHNIDELMDIELDAPSDETGAVVQGNRLFAASHACTCNPLRKAHYPSDWIPANCSFTTQHDKPEVAQTHGASLSTGLGKLNSGLLVINPSKSLFTSILAKMDDPSCSVYKFPDQDLLADVFKGRWVALPYIYNALKTMRKPSVHGKIWRDDRVKNVHYILSPKPWDELGADGSWAGGQEIHKWWHDAYRSMLAEEKALGLL